The genomic region CCTTTGCTTTCGGGACGGGCGGCCTTTAGAATCAGGCCCCATGGCCGGCCCGGGTCCCTACGAGCGCGACGCGAAATTCGAGGACGCGCTCCGCCCCGCTTCTTTCGGCGAATTCATCGGGCAACGCAAGACCGTTCAGAACCTCCAGATCGCCATCAAGGCCGCCCGCAAGCGCAAAGAGGCCCTCGATCACGTCCTGTTCAGCGGCCTGCCCGGCCTCGGGAAGACCACCCTGGCGCGCCTGATCGCCTTCGAGATGAAGGCTCAGCTGCACACGACGTCGGGCCCCGTCCTCAAGCGCCCCGGGGACCTCGTCGGCACGCTCACCAAGCTCCAGCAGGGGGACGTTCTTTTTATCGACGAGTGCCACCGGATGCTTCCGGACGTCGAAGAATTTCTCTATTCGGCGATGGAAGACTTCACGGTCTCGATCGCCATGGAGACGGGCCTGGCGGGCAAGACGATCACGCTTCCGCTCAAGAAGTTCACCCTCGTGGGAGCGACCACGCGCGAGGGCCTCCTCAGCGAACCGTTCCGGGCCCGGTTCGGGATCCTGGAGAAGCTGGAGTGGTACCCCGTCGAGGATCTGATCGAGATCCTCAAGCGTTCGGCGCGCCTTCTCGGGACCCAGATCGACGACGAAAGCGCCCGGCTCATCGCGGAGCGATCGCGCGGCACGCCCCGGATCGCCAACCG from Planctomycetota bacterium harbors:
- the ruvB gene encoding Holliday junction branch migration DNA helicase RuvB, which translates into the protein MAGPGPYERDAKFEDALRPASFGEFIGQRKTVQNLQIAIKAARKRKEALDHVLFSGLPGLGKTTLARLIAFEMKAQLHTTSGPVLKRPGDLVGTLTKLQQGDVLFIDECHRMLPDVEEFLYSAMEDFTVSIAMETGLAGKTITLPLKKFTLVGATTREGLLSEPFRARFGILEKLEWYPVEDLIEILKRSARLLGTQIDDESARLIAERSRGTPRIANRYLRRVRDLAQVKSGNRITRPVAEEALAMLGVDEVGLEEMDRRILRTLVSHPGPVGLKTLAVAVGEQEDTIEEVYEPYLIQQNFLVRTARGRKATEKAHRHLNLEGAPEPQKRLF